The Eleutherodactylus coqui strain aEleCoq1 chromosome 13, aEleCoq1.hap1, whole genome shotgun sequence genome includes a window with the following:
- the RPS6KB2 gene encoding ribosomal protein S6 kinase beta-2, with protein sequence MAAVFDLDLETEENTEENEPDDDSEIVGFCDLSDSSCTEYDLADSRMCPGQETLSPQCFHILRVLGRGSYGKVFQVKKVTGSNLGKIFAMKVLQKARLICHAKDTEHATAERSVLEAVRHPFIVDLVYAFQTHGKLYLILECLSGGELFLHLEREGIFMEDTACLYLAEIALALGHLHSLGIIYRDLKPENVMLGASGHIKLTDFGMCKESIHGDSVTHTFCGTVEYMAPEILTHKGYNRAVDWWSLGILLYDMLTGAPPFTGNNRKKITDKILKGKPFFPPYLTPDACDLLRKLLKKNPSQRLGSGPADVADIQKHRFFRHIHWEDLLLCKIEPPYKPNLLSEDDASHFASHFTRQTPIDSPDAIISESANQAFLGFTYIAPSVLDSLREVFSFQSWHQSSLPQQQSPGSLPSIPQNEIPSQESSQPLPISSRGRKSKGRQGL encoded by the exons ATGGCGGCTGTTTTTGACTTAGACCTGGAGACGGAGGAGAACACTGAGGAAAACGAGCCG gaTGACGACTCTGAGATCGTGGGATTCTGTGATCT GTCTGACTCCTCTTGTACCGAGTATGATCTTGCAGACAGCCGGATGTGCCCGGGGCAGGAGACCCTCTCACCACAGTGCTTCCACATACTACGTGTACTGGGAAGGGGCAGCTATGGGAAG GTCTTTCAGGTGAAGAAGGTGACCGGCTCCAATTTGGGGAAAATTTTTGCTATGAAGGTTTTGCAAAAG GCACGGCTGATCTGTCACGCTAAAGATACGGAGCATGCAACAGCCGAGCGGAGCGTCCTGGAAGCGGTCCGGCATCCCTTCATTGTAGACTTGGTATATGCATTTCAAACCCATGGGAAACTCTACCTGATCCTGGAGTGTCTGAGTG GTGGGGAACTGTTCCTGCACTTAGAACGGGAAGGCATCTTCATGGAGGATACGGCCTG CTTGTACTTGGCGGAAATCGCCCTCGCTCTTGGACACCTGCACTCTCTGGGGATCATATATAGGGATCTGAAACCAGAAAATGTCATGCTTGGTGCCAGTG GTCACATCAAACTCACTGACTTTGGAATGTGTAAGGAGTCCATTCACGGAGATAGTGTGACGCACACCTTCTGCGGGACGGTGGAGTATAT GGCTCCGGAGATCTTGACTCACAAAGGATACAACCGGGCCGTGGACTGGTGGAGTCTTGGAATCCTGTTGTATGACATGCTGACTGGTGCA CCCCCCTTTACTGGAAACAATAGGAAGAAGATCACTGACAAGATTTTAAAGGGAAAACCATTTTTTCCTCCTTATCTTACACCGGATGCTTGTGATCTCTTGAGGAAG CTCCTGAAGAAAAACCCATCTCAAAGGCTTGGATCTGGACCAGCTGATGTGGCTGACATACAG AAACATCGGTTTTTCAGACACATCCACTGGGAAGATCTACTACTTTGTAAAATTGAACCACCTTACAAGCCTAACCTG CTGTCAGAGGATGATGCAAGTCACTTTGCTTCTCACTTCACAAGACAGACTCCTATAGACAGCCCTGATGCGATCATCAGCGAGAGCGCTAACCAGGCCTTCTTG GGCTTCACATACATAGCCCCATCTGTTTTGGACAGTCTTCGAGAGGTCTTCAGCTTCCAATCGTGGCATCAGTCATCCCTCCCTCAACAacagag CCCTGGAAGTCTTCCTTCCATTCCTCAGAATGAGATACCATCACAAGAATCCTCTCAGCCTCTCCCAATTTCATCACGAGGACGGAAATCTAAGGGGCGACAAGGTCTGTGA